A genomic window from Micromonospora sp. WMMA1947 includes:
- a CDS encoding DUF2087 domain-containing protein, protein MTAHALAGALADERRRTVFAAIVLGARDVPSVVARTGLPARDAAVAVRRLTDAGVLADDGDGLRVDAERLREFARAGAASPAAPAANPRETILRTFLRDGALTRLPAQRGRRRVLLEHITERTFEPGRRYPEREVDDALRRWCEGGEADHVTLRRYLIDDMLLTREQGVYWRTGP, encoded by the coding sequence ATGACCGCTCATGCCCTCGCCGGGGCGCTCGCCGACGAGCGCCGCCGGACCGTGTTCGCCGCGATCGTGCTCGGCGCCCGGGACGTGCCGTCCGTGGTGGCCCGGACCGGCCTGCCCGCCCGCGACGCCGCCGTGGCCGTCCGCCGTCTCACCGACGCCGGTGTGCTCGCCGACGACGGGGACGGGCTGCGGGTCGACGCCGAGCGGCTGCGCGAGTTCGCCCGGGCCGGGGCGGCGTCCCCGGCGGCTCCGGCCGCGAACCCGCGCGAGACGATCCTGCGCACGTTCCTGCGCGACGGCGCGCTCACCCGGCTGCCCGCGCAGCGGGGACGCCGTCGCGTCCTGCTGGAGCACATCACCGAACGCACCTTCGAGCCGGGACGCCGTTACCCGGAGCGGGAGGTGGACGACGCGCTGCGCCGGTGGTGCGAGGGCGGCGAGGCCGACCACGTGACGCTGCGCCGCTACCTGATCGACGACATGCTGCTCACCCGCGAGCAGGGCGTCTACTGGCGGACCGGGCCGTGA
- a CDS encoding tyrosine-type recombinase/integrase, translating into MLRPEVLPRARAAALPAGPADVTEAWLRNRRLSEHTRDAYRRDVTGWLSWCAERGLDPLRATFLDVNAYGRELESTPRGRDGRTLTPATVARRLSALSSWYDFLAKLGAVTANPVSAADRPRVDRDHSATVGLTPEEVDALIAAAEADTGPAAARNRAAVALLADLGLRVGELVALDVSDLGTERGHRSVRFVGKGGKVRRRALTPGTAYAVDAYLAARAAAQGVTVPELTGPLLVTATGGRMDRHAVFRLVRRLAQRAGIAAWAKLSPHSLRHAFATTARSEGVPLEDVQDAMGHADPRTTRRYDRDRHNLDRDPAYAIWAARARRRG; encoded by the coding sequence ATGCTTCGCCCCGAGGTGCTGCCCCGCGCCCGCGCCGCCGCCCTGCCCGCCGGCCCCGCCGACGTCACCGAGGCGTGGCTGCGCAACCGGCGCCTGTCCGAGCACACCCGCGACGCGTACCGGCGTGACGTCACCGGCTGGCTGAGCTGGTGCGCCGAGCGAGGGCTCGACCCGCTGCGGGCCACCTTCCTCGATGTCAACGCCTACGGCCGGGAACTGGAGTCCACGCCGCGTGGGCGCGACGGCCGGACGCTCACGCCGGCCACCGTGGCGCGCCGGCTGTCCGCGTTGTCGAGCTGGTACGACTTCCTGGCCAAGCTGGGCGCGGTCACCGCCAATCCGGTGTCGGCGGCGGACCGGCCCCGGGTGGACCGGGACCACTCCGCGACCGTCGGCCTGACGCCGGAGGAGGTCGACGCGCTGATCGCCGCCGCTGAGGCCGACACCGGCCCGGCCGCCGCCCGCAACCGGGCCGCCGTCGCGCTGCTGGCCGACCTGGGGCTGCGGGTGGGGGAACTGGTCGCGCTGGACGTGTCCGACCTGGGCACGGAACGCGGTCACCGCAGCGTCCGCTTCGTCGGCAAGGGCGGCAAGGTACGCCGGCGCGCGCTCACCCCGGGCACCGCGTACGCGGTCGACGCCTACCTGGCCGCCCGGGCCGCCGCGCAGGGTGTCACGGTGCCGGAGCTGACCGGCCCGCTGCTGGTCACCGCCACCGGTGGCCGGATGGACCGGCATGCCGTGTTCCGGCTGGTGCGCCGCCTCGCGCAGCGCGCCGGGATCGCCGCCTGGGCGAAACTGTCGCCGCACTCGCTGCGCCACGCGTTCGCCACCACGGCCCGCTCCGAGGGGGTGCCGCTGGAGGACGTGCAGGACGCGATGGGGCACGCCGATCCGCGTACCACCCGCCGCTACGACCGGGACCGGCACAACCTGGACCGCGATCCGGCGTACGCGATCTGGGCGGCCCGCGCGCGCCGTCGCGGCTGA
- a CDS encoding DUF4180 domain-containing protein translates to MADLMQERAGEQVLVCDPDGPPIATERDALDLIGAAFLGATVVAVPAARLDPDFFALGTRFAGEVMQKFVNYRLRLAIVGDISEHLERSGALRALVAESNRHDQVWFVPDLDALDARLRATP, encoded by the coding sequence GTGGCTGACCTGATGCAGGAGCGCGCCGGCGAGCAGGTGCTGGTCTGCGACCCGGACGGCCCGCCGATCGCCACCGAACGCGACGCGCTGGACCTCATCGGCGCGGCGTTCCTCGGCGCGACCGTGGTGGCGGTGCCGGCCGCCCGGCTCGACCCCGACTTCTTCGCGCTCGGCACCCGCTTCGCCGGTGAGGTGATGCAGAAGTTCGTCAACTACCGGCTGCGCCTGGCGATCGTCGGGGACATCTCCGAGCACCTGGAGCGCAGTGGCGCGCTGCGGGCGCTGGTGGCCGAGTCCAACCGGCACGACCAGGTGTGGTTCGTCCCCGACCTCGACGCGCTCGACGCCCGCCTGCGCGCCACCCCCTGA
- a CDS encoding isochorismatase family protein has translation MTTLTDRPRTALLVIDVQNGVVRGAHDRDRVVATIAGLVDRARAADVPVVWVQHRSDDLPPDSEQWRIVPELSRRDDEPLVHKAYGDSFEDTDLESVLAAARVGRLVVTGAQTDACVRSTLHGAFTRGYDATLVGDAHTTEDLSAYGAPPPAQVIAHTNLYWSFQTAPGRTAGTVEAADVDFTA, from the coding sequence ATGACCACGCTCACCGACCGCCCGCGCACCGCGTTGCTCGTCATCGACGTGCAGAACGGCGTGGTGCGCGGCGCCCACGACCGTGACCGGGTGGTCGCCACCATCGCGGGCCTGGTCGACCGGGCCCGCGCCGCCGACGTTCCGGTGGTGTGGGTGCAGCACCGCAGCGACGACCTGCCGCCCGACAGCGAGCAGTGGCGGATCGTGCCGGAATTGTCGCGCCGCGACGACGAGCCGCTGGTGCACAAGGCGTACGGCGACTCCTTCGAGGACACCGACCTGGAATCGGTGCTCGCCGCCGCCCGGGTGGGCCGGCTGGTCGTGACCGGCGCGCAGACCGACGCGTGCGTCCGCTCCACGCTGCACGGGGCGTTCACCCGCGGCTACGACGCCACGCTCGTCGGCGACGCGCACACCACCGAGGACCTGTCCGCCTACGGCGCACCGCCGCCAGCGCAGGTGATCGCCCACACCAACCTCTACTGGAGTTTCCAGACCGCGCCGGGGCGCACGGCCGGCACCGTCGAGGCCGCCGACGTGGACTTCACGGCCTGA
- a CDS encoding NPCBM/NEW2 domain-containing protein yields the protein MRTDIDAATPAQTAAPRPARLLPQGVGVIADVAAVAALLAGGGRPIVLAASAGAVLAGGYLVVRRLGQPVDRSALVGLAVAVAGAAIFGYAVRPTPQATTPAGAAPTGAAAPATGTPVAATTGAASSPVVAAGTWLFDLPAVDGGNGWEQRAETVDGKRYDHSLVASTCSATDDESESFNLGKRFAAFRATVGVPDDVQDSFRARFTVLVDGEVVFRRDLGLGGTAALDVPVTGALRLTLRVDNVGLSGCDDAAWIEPRLR from the coding sequence GTGCGCACCGACATCGATGCCGCGACGCCGGCGCAGACCGCTGCCCCGCGACCCGCCCGGCTGCTCCCGCAGGGCGTCGGCGTGATCGCCGACGTGGCCGCGGTGGCCGCGCTGCTCGCCGGCGGCGGCCGGCCCATCGTCCTGGCCGCCAGCGCGGGCGCCGTCCTGGCCGGCGGCTATCTCGTGGTACGCCGGCTGGGGCAACCGGTCGACCGGTCCGCGCTGGTGGGCCTGGCCGTCGCGGTAGCCGGCGCGGCGATCTTCGGCTACGCCGTGCGGCCCACGCCCCAGGCGACGACACCAGCCGGCGCGGCACCCACCGGTGCGGCGGCCCCGGCCACCGGAACCCCGGTCGCGGCCACCACCGGCGCCGCGTCATCGCCCGTCGTCGCCGCCGGCACCTGGCTGTTCGACCTGCCGGCTGTCGACGGCGGGAACGGCTGGGAGCAGCGCGCGGAGACGGTCGACGGCAAACGGTACGACCACAGCCTCGTCGCGTCGACCTGCAGCGCCACCGACGACGAGTCGGAGTCGTTCAACCTCGGCAAGCGCTTCGCCGCGTTCCGGGCCACGGTCGGGGTGCCCGACGACGTCCAGGACTCGTTCCGCGCCCGGTTCACCGTCCTGGTCGACGGCGAGGTGGTCTTCCGACGCGATCTGGGGCTGGGCGGCACCGCCGCGCTGGACGTTCCGGTCACCGGCGCGCTGCGGCTGACCCTGCGGGTCGACAACGTCGGGCTCAGCGGGTGCGACGACGCCGCCTGGATCGAGCCGCGCCTGCGGTGA
- a CDS encoding MFS transporter, with the protein MADTVTPAVADPAGPGSTRRERTGWYFYDWANSAFQTTVITVFLGPFLTTVTELAAGCELGADSCDGAVYPLGIKVAAGSFYPYLISLSVFLTVFVLPVIGAIADRSAHKKRLLAAAAFTGAGATIAFAFVTGERYLLGGALFLIANISFGAAVVVYNSFLPQLGGPDERDGISSRGWAIGYLGGGLLLALNLVAVTMLSEEGNAQRTLDLARWSIVSAGVWWAAFTLVPLRWLREHPTAAALQAGGNVLTDGFRQLGRTLREIKAYPLTLFFLLAFLVFNDGIQTVITLASQYGTEELRLDQSTLIVTILLVQFLAFGGALALGALAKRIGAWKTVLLSLVLWTGVIIAAFRLPAEAPVPFMILGGCIGLVLGGSQALSRSLFSQLIPAGKEGEYYGFYEISDKGTSWLGPLAFGLVFQLTSSYRVGLVSLLIFFVVGFALLAAVPMRRAIIAAGNTPPRVL; encoded by the coding sequence ATGGCCGATACGGTCACCCCCGCCGTCGCCGACCCCGCCGGACCGGGCAGCACCCGCCGCGAGCGCACCGGCTGGTACTTCTACGACTGGGCGAACTCCGCGTTCCAGACCACAGTCATCACCGTCTTCCTCGGGCCGTTCCTGACCACCGTCACCGAACTCGCCGCCGGCTGTGAACTGGGCGCGGACAGCTGCGACGGCGCCGTGTACCCGCTGGGCATCAAGGTCGCGGCCGGCTCGTTTTACCCGTACCTGATCTCGCTGTCGGTCTTCCTCACCGTGTTCGTGCTGCCGGTGATCGGCGCGATCGCCGACCGGTCGGCGCACAAGAAGCGGCTGCTCGCCGCCGCGGCGTTCACCGGCGCCGGCGCGACCATCGCGTTCGCGTTCGTCACCGGCGAGCGCTACCTGCTCGGCGGCGCGCTGTTCCTGATCGCGAACATCTCCTTCGGCGCCGCCGTGGTCGTCTACAACTCGTTCCTGCCGCAGCTCGGCGGCCCGGACGAGCGCGACGGCATCTCCAGCCGCGGCTGGGCCATCGGCTACCTCGGCGGCGGCCTGCTGCTCGCGCTCAACCTGGTCGCCGTCACGATGCTCAGCGAGGAGGGCAACGCCCAGCGCACCCTGGACCTGGCCCGCTGGTCGATCGTGTCGGCGGGCGTGTGGTGGGCCGCGTTCACCCTGGTCCCGCTGCGCTGGCTGCGCGAACACCCCACCGCCGCCGCCCTGCAGGCGGGCGGCAACGTGCTCACCGACGGGTTCCGGCAGCTCGGGCGCACGCTGCGCGAGATCAAGGCGTACCCGCTGACGCTGTTCTTCCTCCTCGCGTTCCTGGTCTTCAACGACGGCATCCAGACCGTCATCACCCTCGCCAGCCAGTACGGCACCGAGGAACTGCGGCTGGACCAGAGCACCCTGATCGTGACCATCCTGCTGGTGCAGTTCCTCGCCTTCGGCGGCGCGCTCGCCCTCGGCGCGCTCGCCAAGCGCATCGGCGCCTGGAAGACGGTGCTGCTGTCGCTGGTGCTCTGGACCGGTGTGATCATCGCCGCGTTCCGGCTGCCGGCCGAGGCGCCCGTACCGTTCATGATCCTCGGCGGCTGCATCGGTCTGGTGCTCGGCGGCAGCCAGGCGCTGAGCCGGTCGCTGTTCAGCCAGCTCATCCCGGCCGGCAAGGAGGGCGAGTACTACGGCTTCTACGAGATCAGCGACAAGGGCACCAGCTGGCTCGGCCCGCTGGCGTTCGGCCTGGTCTTCCAGCTGACCTCGTCGTACCGGGTGGGTCTGGTCTCGCTGCTGATCTTCTTCGTGGTCGGGTTCGCGCTGCTGGCCGCCGTGCCGATGCGCCGGGCCATCATCGCCGCCGGGAACACCCCGCCCCGGGTGCTCTGA
- a CDS encoding Hsp20/alpha crystallin family protein, whose protein sequence is MLMRTDPFREIDRIAEQFFGTTARPAVMHLDAYRDGDHFYAAFDLPGVDPDSIDCTVERNVLTVRAERRRPTGENVELVAAERPMGTFTRQLFLGDTLDTDRLEAGYDNGVLTLRIPIAERAKPRRIAVSTPAESNGHRQLTTA, encoded by the coding sequence ATGTTGATGCGTACCGACCCGTTCCGCGAGATCGACCGGATCGCCGAGCAGTTCTTCGGCACCACCGCCCGGCCCGCCGTGATGCACCTGGACGCCTACCGCGACGGTGACCACTTCTACGCGGCGTTCGACCTGCCCGGCGTGGACCCGGACAGCATCGACTGCACGGTCGAGCGCAACGTGCTGACCGTCCGCGCCGAGCGCCGTCGCCCGACCGGCGAGAACGTCGAGCTGGTCGCCGCCGAGCGGCCGATGGGCACGTTCACCCGGCAGCTGTTCCTGGGCGACACGCTCGACACCGACCGGCTGGAGGCCGGCTACGACAACGGGGTGCTGACGCTGCGCATCCCGATCGCCGAGCGCGCCAAGCCGCGCCGGATCGCCGTGAGCACGCCGGCCGAGAGCAACGGCCACCGTCAGCTCACCACCGCCTGA
- a CDS encoding helix-turn-helix domain-containing protein, translating into MSNDMYSVEQVADLLGLHVRTVRGYIRSGRLRATRIGKQYRIARADLDALTGRPAPAAPAPGAEVSSVVRLDGVDRVAADRLGTLVLAGVNTHHDPDRPLRVQTVHDEERHRMTIVILGDLTATADLLRLLDGVLDGGNGLLAGGERDRG; encoded by the coding sequence ATGAGTAACGACATGTATTCGGTGGAGCAGGTCGCCGACCTGCTCGGCCTGCACGTGCGCACCGTGCGCGGCTACATCCGCTCCGGTCGGTTGCGGGCGACGCGGATCGGCAAGCAGTACCGGATCGCCCGCGCGGACCTGGACGCGCTGACCGGCCGGCCCGCCCCGGCCGCGCCGGCACCGGGGGCGGAGGTGTCGAGCGTCGTGCGGCTCGACGGCGTCGACCGGGTCGCCGCCGACCGGCTCGGCACGCTGGTGCTGGCCGGTGTGAACACCCACCACGACCCGGACCGTCCGCTGCGGGTGCAGACGGTCCACGACGAGGAGCGGCACCGCATGACCATCGTGATCCTGGGCGACCTCACCGCCACCGCCGACCTGCTGCGCCTGCTCGACGGGGTGCTCGACGGCGGCAACGGCCTGCTCGCCGGCGGGGAGCGCGACCGTGGCTGA
- a CDS encoding thymidine kinase: MPGPGDDRAAGCAAARGVDGRPLHAAALKFFWGPMDCGKSTMALQMNHNHARQGRRGLVTTRIDRSLGPQVTTRIGLAHEAVEVTDDLDLRVLVRDAWAEGVRVDYLICDEASFYNLEHIEQMAELVDRFDVDVYAFGLATDFRSCLFPAAQRLFELADEVARIQVEVLCWCGREGLLNARVVGGRVVREGAQVVIGDTVDTADVRYQVLCRRHYRSGDLGPRA; this comes from the coding sequence CTGCCGGGGCCCGGCGACGACCGTGCCGCCGGCTGCGCCGCCGCCCGCGGCGTCGACGGCCGGCCGCTGCACGCCGCCGCGCTGAAGTTCTTCTGGGGGCCGATGGACTGCGGCAAGTCCACCATGGCGCTGCAGATGAACCACAACCACGCCCGGCAGGGCCGCCGCGGCCTGGTCACCACCCGCATCGACCGCTCGCTGGGCCCGCAGGTCACCACCCGCATCGGCCTGGCCCACGAGGCCGTCGAGGTCACCGACGACCTCGACCTGCGCGTCCTGGTCCGCGACGCGTGGGCCGAGGGGGTACGGGTCGACTACCTGATCTGCGACGAGGCGTCGTTCTACAACCTCGAACACATCGAGCAGATGGCCGAACTGGTCGACCGGTTCGACGTCGACGTCTACGCCTTCGGCCTGGCCACCGACTTCCGCTCCTGCCTGTTCCCGGCCGCGCAGCGGCTGTTCGAACTGGCCGACGAGGTGGCCCGGATCCAGGTCGAAGTGCTGTGCTGGTGCGGCCGGGAAGGGCTGCTCAACGCCCGCGTGGTCGGGGGCCGGGTGGTCCGGGAGGGCGCGCAGGTCGTCATCGGCGACACCGTGGACACCGCCGACGTGCGCTACCAGGTGCTGTGCCGGCGGCACTACCGCTCCGGGGACCTCGGCCCGCGCGCCTGA
- a CDS encoding VOC family protein, whose translation MTVNADIAMISLDSSDPAAHAAFYATALGWEITHSEAEYAMIVKDGTSIGFGLVPGYAPPAWPDESGGKRYHLDLYVDDVAAAEKELVAAGATRPGFQPGGERWTVLLDPIGQPFCLCPRPQG comes from the coding sequence ATGACAGTCAATGCCGACATCGCCATGATCAGCCTCGACAGCTCCGACCCGGCCGCGCACGCGGCCTTCTACGCCACGGCGCTGGGCTGGGAGATCACCCACAGCGAGGCCGAGTACGCCATGATCGTCAAGGACGGCACGTCGATCGGCTTCGGCCTGGTGCCCGGGTACGCGCCCCCGGCCTGGCCGGACGAGAGCGGCGGCAAGCGCTACCACCTGGACCTCTACGTCGACGACGTGGCGGCCGCGGAGAAGGAGCTGGTGGCGGCCGGCGCGACCCGGCCCGGGTTCCAGCCCGGCGGCGAGCGGTGGACAGTGCTGCTCGACCCGATAGGGCAGCCGTTCTGCCTCTGCCCCCGTCCGCAGGGCTGA
- a CDS encoding glycerophosphodiester phosphodiesterase, with product MQPRPGYLDAPAPLAFAHRGGAADGDENTAAAFARAVALGYRYVETDVHATADGVPVVFHDPTLRRVTGEPGRIADLRWADLSSVRVGGAALVPRLDEVLGAWPQVRFNIDVKSDEGVAPTVATVTRAGAGDRVLLASFSDARLTRLRALAGPTVATSLGMRGVARLRLASLHGRPLRLPPSVVAAQVPVSFGRVPVADRRFLAYCHRIGLQVHVWTIDEPAQMHHLLDLGVDGIMTDHVSVLRDVYRSRGHWAA from the coding sequence GTGCAGCCCCGTCCCGGCTACCTCGACGCGCCCGCACCGCTGGCGTTCGCCCACCGCGGCGGCGCGGCCGACGGCGACGAGAACACCGCCGCCGCGTTCGCCCGTGCCGTCGCTCTGGGATACCGGTACGTGGAGACCGACGTGCACGCCACCGCCGACGGCGTACCTGTGGTGTTCCACGACCCGACGCTGCGCCGGGTCACCGGGGAACCCGGTCGCATCGCGGACCTGCGCTGGGCCGACCTGTCCTCGGTACGCGTCGGCGGCGCCGCGCTGGTGCCCCGCCTGGACGAGGTGCTCGGCGCCTGGCCGCAGGTGCGGTTCAACATCGACGTGAAGTCCGACGAGGGCGTGGCGCCCACCGTCGCCACCGTGACCCGGGCCGGCGCGGGCGACCGGGTGCTGCTCGCCTCGTTCAGCGACGCCCGGCTGACCCGGCTGCGGGCGCTGGCCGGGCCGACGGTCGCGACCAGCCTGGGCATGCGCGGCGTGGCCCGGCTGCGGCTGGCCTCGCTGCACGGACGGCCGCTACGACTGCCCCCGTCCGTGGTCGCCGCGCAGGTGCCCGTCTCCTTCGGGCGGGTGCCGGTGGCGGACCGGCGGTTTCTCGCGTACTGCCACCGGATCGGGTTGCAGGTGCACGTCTGGACGATCGACGAACCCGCCCAGATGCACCACTTACTTGATCTTGGGGTGGATGGCATCATGACCGATCACGTCAGCGTGCTCCGTGACGTCTACCGCAGTCGCGGCCACTGGGCCGCCTGA
- a CDS encoding GNAT family N-acetyltransferase has protein sequence MSVWSTHVAHPGEPDATLMLREYMVEMVRRWYGRPERPDEVDAALAEDPSDDLAPPTGLLVLARRDGRLAGCAGLRWQPGWAELTRVYVRPEHRGAGGGAALIAAVEAYATAGGARRIRLDTRSDLVEARALYARHGYREIPAFTSGPYAQHWFEKALAGRVDDPAEAR, from the coding sequence GTGAGCGTCTGGAGCACGCACGTCGCTCATCCGGGCGAGCCGGACGCGACGCTCATGCTGCGCGAGTACATGGTGGAGATGGTGCGCCGCTGGTACGGCCGTCCGGAGCGGCCCGACGAGGTGGACGCCGCGCTGGCCGAAGACCCGAGCGACGACCTGGCCCCGCCGACCGGGCTGCTGGTGCTGGCCCGCCGCGACGGGCGGCTCGCCGGGTGCGCCGGGCTGCGGTGGCAACCGGGCTGGGCCGAGCTGACCCGGGTGTACGTGCGCCCGGAGCACCGGGGCGCCGGTGGCGGTGCGGCGCTGATCGCCGCGGTCGAGGCGTACGCGACCGCCGGCGGGGCGAGGCGGATCCGGCTGGACACCCGCTCCGACCTGGTCGAGGCCCGTGCCCTGTACGCCCGCCACGGCTACCGGGAGATCCCCGCCTTCACCAGCGGCCCGTACGCGCAGCACTGGTTCGAGAAGGCGCTCGCGGGACGAGTTGACGACCCGGCGGAGGCGCGCTAA